In one Lolium rigidum isolate FL_2022 chromosome 3, APGP_CSIRO_Lrig_0.1, whole genome shotgun sequence genomic region, the following are encoded:
- the LOC124697301 gene encoding CSC1-like protein RXW8 — MELAALLTSAGINISLCILFLSLYSILRKQPHNFGVYFGRRLAEAKFRDQVDYFSFERLLPTAGWIVKAYWCTEEEIRRVAGLDSVVFLRLFIFSIRIFSITTFICVFIVLPVNYHGQEMSHTHIPEESLNVYTIANLKEGSPKLWVHCVALYIITIAACILLYQEYKYLSRKRLAHITGSTPNPGHFAVLVRSIPKSGNELLDDTIRNFFVNYHGASYLSHQMIYRKGKLQKFVDNAERAYRKFVRVKLSVFDQNVRSSLNRCGLCGVRASSFQLYRNKFVDAKKSDLTDPEVVEAQKDCPGAIVFFKTRYAAIVASQVLQSSNPMLWVTNAAPEPRDVYWSNLWIPYRQIWLRKIATLSGSVFFMFVFIVPVAFVQSMMQLDQLKRMFPHLKGTLKTSFCVRVITGYLPSVVLLLSLYTVPPLMMRFSSIEGSISRSGRKTSACTKILFFNIWNVFFVNVLSGSVLNQLNVLTRPKDMPSMLAELVPKQATFFITYVLTSGWASLCSEILQVYNLVYNFFRRCIFGYLDEPGYVYSFPYHTEVPKVLLFNLLGFTFSIMAPLILPFLLVYFCLGYLVYRNQILNVYYPKYEMGGKLWPIMHNTMVFSLVLTQIIALGVFTIKNSPVATGFTILLLIGTILFNEYCRQRFARIFNSFSAQDLIELDREDEQSGRMREIHEHLLDAYCQSPPGSGGGDDEVPIEMILEDPAQEASNSSQELCDTVQEVAGSIQDHIEEK; from the exons ATGGAATTAGCTGCCCTTCTGACGTCGGCGGGGATAAACATCTCCCTCTGCATCCTCTTCCTCAGCCTCTACTCCATCCTCCGCAAGCAGCCGCACAACTTCGGCGTCTACTTCGGCCGGCGGCTCGCCGAGGCCAAGTTCCGGGACCAGGTCGACTACTTCTCCTTCGAGAGGCTCCTGCCCACCGCCGGCTGGATCGTCAAGGCCTACTGGTGCACCGAGGAGGAGATCCGACGCGTCGCGGGGCTCGACTCCGTCGTCTTCCTAAGGCTCTTCATCTTCAG CATACGCATCTTCTCCATCACTACTTTTATCTGTGTGTTCATTGTGCTCCCTGTAAATTACCATGGCCAAGAAATGTCCCACACGCATATACCAGAGGAGTCGCTCAATGTCTACACCATTGCAAACCTCAAGGAAGGATCACCAAA GCTCTGGGTGCATTGCGTTGCTTTATATATCATAACAATCGCGGCTTGTATTCTTCTTTATCAA GAGTACAAGTATCTTTCAAGGAAAAGATTAGCCCATATTACAGGATCAACGCCAAACCCGGGTCATTTTGCGGTGCTTGTTCGTTCCATTCCCAAGTCAGGCAACGAGCTTCTTGATGACACCATCAGAAATTTCTTTGTTAACTATCATGGAGCTAGCTACTTGTcacatcaaatgatctatcggaAAGGGAAATTGCAGAAGTTTGTG GATAATGCAGAGAGAGCATACAGGAAATTTGTAAGAGTAAAACTTTCGGTATTTGACCAGAACGTGCGGTCAAGCTTGAACAGATGTGGTCTCTGCGGAGTACGTGCTTCCTCGTTTCAGCTTTACCGCAATAAGTTCGTCGATGCCAAGAAGTCAGACCTCACTGATCCAGAAGTAGTCGAAGCTCAAAAG GACTGTCCAGGTGCTATAGTGTTCTTCAAGACTCGCTACGCGGCGATTGTCGCTTCACAAGTTCTCCAATCTTCGAATCCTATGCTATGGGTGACCAATGCGGCACCGGAGCCACGCGACGTGTACTGGTCGAACCTCTGGATCCCCTATAGGCAGATCTGGCTCCGGAAAATAGCGACACTCTCAGGTAGTGTCTTTTTCATGTTTGTCTTCATCGTCCCCGTCGCGTTTGTTCAGAGCATGATGCAGCTGGATCAGCTTAAGAGGATGTTCCCACACCTGAAAGGTACACTGAAGAC GTCTTTTTGCGTCAGAGTCATAACGGGATACCTCCCTAGCGTTGTTCTGTTGCTGTCCCTGTACACCGTTCCTCCCCTGATGATGCGCTTCTCGTCGATTGAGGGTTCGATTTCTCGCAGCGGCAGGAAAACCAGTGCGTGCACCAAGATCTTGTTCTTCAACATCTGGAATGTGTTCTTTGTGAATGTGCTGTCAGGATCTGTGCTCAATCAGCTAAATGTCTTAACAAGACCCAAGGACATGCCATCTATGCTAGCTGAGCTGGTGCCGAAACAG GCAACATTTTTTATCACATACGTCCTCACATCAGGCTGGGCGAGTCTCTGCTCCGAGATACTGCAAGTGTACAACCTAGTGTACAACTTCTTCAGGAGATGCATATTTGGTTACCTGGACGAGCCGGGATacgtttactctttcccttaccaTACCGAAGTCCCAAAAGTCCTCTTGTTCAACCTGCTTGGCTTCACGTTTTCGATCATGGCGCCTCTCATACTGCCTTTCTTGCTCGTCTACTTTTGCCTTGGCTACCTGGTTTACCGCAATCAG ATTCTGAACGTGTACTACCCAAAGTACGAGATGGGAGGGAAGCTGTGGCCGATCATGCACAACACCATGGTGTTCTCCCTGGTGCTGACGCAGATCATAGCGCTGGGCGTGTTCACCATCAAGAATTCCCCGGTGGCCACGGGGTTcaccatcctcctcctcatcggcaCCATCCTCTTCAACGAGTACTGCAGGCAACGCTTCGCCCGCATATTCAACTCCTTCTCCGCCCAG GACCTTATAGAGTTGGACAGAGAAGATGAGCAGTCCGGGAGGATGCGAGAAATCCACGAGCACCTCCTGGACGCCTACTGCCAGTCTCCCCCGGGCAGCggaggcggcgacgacgaggtcCCGATCGAGATGATCCTGGAGGACCCCGCTCAGGAGGCGTCCAACTCCAGCCAGGAGCTCTGCGACACGGTGCAGGAGGTGGCTGGGTCCATACAGGATCACATCGAGGAGAAGTGA